From Ptychodera flava strain L36383 chromosome 9, AS_Pfla_20210202, whole genome shotgun sequence:
ATGAATAACTATTTCGTAAAGGAAAGACACATGGAAAAATTATAATTTGTACAACAATCACATAGACTAAGCTGATAGTAAACGACATCGAATATAATTTAGTTTCAACAATCGTTCATGTACATTTAATCATATAAGAAATTTCATGAGTACTTTACACTTTCTTGGGGGCGCCTGATGGTCACAATTACAATTCACGGAATTGGttaatgaaattattttctCGGTGTAAAACTGAATATTTAAAGACCTGGAGGGTAGTCAGGCAGCAGTTTATCTATCCTATTTAGCTCTTTTTTATTGCAAGATAAcatcaaatacaaatttaacTCACACGAAGTATGTTCGTGTTTGATTAACAGATCGAGAAATTGCCTAAACACATCTACAGTGTCCAATACAGGGGTGTGCTGAAAGGTTAAAAGCTATTCGCAAAGACATCAAACTCGAGGCAAATTTTGGCAAGttgttattaattttgacaTGAAACGTGAAAAAAATGCAATTACCATGATTAAAATATATGACAAGAATGGTTCAGAGCccatgaaaaaaattaaggGAATTTCACAACTCGCCTTTGGCTCTAAAGCCTCCTTCTCTGTTCGCTCCTCCAGCTCTTTGGATTCCCTATAAAAAGTTGTAACTTAAAGATAGAGGGCGCAACGAGAGAGCATAGCTTTTAAGTAAATTGAATTAGCATGCTCAAGGAAATGACACAGAACAACCAACAAGAAACAGCTTTGCAGTCAGGGGCATTTGCATTACAAGAATCGTGTAACGGACCCACAAGATCTCGCTGAAATTTAGGTGATGTCGTGTAACTAGTTTCAAACGGAAACAGTACTTCGTTAACTTGTCCAGTTGCAGTTCTCATGAACTTCACTTTGACTCCCGATGCCAAATACCAAATGACAGTGTTCACTGTCATACTGAAAGTATCTTCAAGGTCAACCGCGGTCAGGAATCCCCTCCCTAAATTGCCGTATTGGAAATGAAGTTTTCCATCGGTAGAGTTTATTTTAATGGTTAGTTTTCCGTACGCATGATGTATGTAACTGCCTTCATATTCCCGGAGAGTGTTCGAGTCCGATAAGGGCATAATCGCAGGCGGATATAGTCGACTCTCCGATGCATCATTTGCGATCGGTTTCCATGGCGACGGGAAACTGCAAGCTGTGGAGGAGTTCAGCCATGGCTCCTGCTTGAGGAGAAGATCAGCGATGTAAGTGTGGAttcgtttgagggcgctgtcagCTTCATGAGTATACGGTCCGTTGACAGCACTGAAGACACCGATCGACTTTGTTGGGAACAACCACAACAGAGAATTAAAACCAGCAAACCACCCTGAATGAGAAAGTCTAGAATATCCTGCAATAAATGACATTGAGAACCgctttattttacatttcaaacaaTGCCGTGACCTAAATTAGAGTCCTGACAGTGTCGTATTGCACAAGTGAACTTGAATTATTCTTGGCGCCCCTAGGCTCTATACTCATATTCTGGCTGATCACGTCTTCAACCCTAAAGTTTACAAGAATACACGATTCGATGgtcatgaaatgtgttcatccatattatttgtatattttcaactttttggGGGTGGGGTCGGGTAAGAAATGTCATTTCTGAGGCCATTTGGCGACTGTACTTTAAAAACAAAGACAGTTGGCTGCATAGGATTTGACTTGACCTACAAATAAAATGGGAAATAGTTGATAGTAATTTGATGCAAATCTTAAGCAACGACATGGTAAATGCTGTAATTCAAAACAAACCTCTATACATTCCATTCTTTAAACCCATGGCGTAGTCCGTTTCAATGTCATCCACAGGGAAATCAGCCTTGGTTTGTTTGGTATATCCATTCAGAATAAACTGAGGCGCTACGATGTCCGTGAACGGACTCACTGTACCCGTAAGCTGTAGAAAGGAACGCATCCATTTGGCCATATCATCGGCGTTGGAGACAATACCCCCGGCAGGAGAGTGAAGACGTACTATTCTGCAGACAAATGAGCATAGTGATACACTGAACACACCTGGGATTCCATCAAGGTCATGCTATTGCGTACAAttagtggttattttcagcAATACTGCAACTCCAGTATctattttgatgaatttgttGAACAGCGGGGAATCTGACCTTAGTTATACAAAGACACGCAATTATTGACAAAGTCTCTTTCAAATGGACTCGTTCTTAGAAAATAGTGCAGTTGTCATCTCCATTAAATGCATCATAAAAACTATCAACAGAATGATGATGTACCATACATGTAATCAGAATGCTTATTATAGAAACATATTCAATGTAAACGTGCAAATACTCAAAATTGTCGAGGAAATTACATGGAGACACTGCAAAGTTACTAGCTGGAGTCAAGATTTCTTAATCATTCAATAAATGACTGGTGACTTTTTCAAAGGCAAGTCCTTTGTGTGgaatccgtggcattattaggccaaccatatttcgatgtggaaatcagagaaagacatgataaattatgtctaaattgcattttgtcacagatttcagACCCAAGAAAATGACGTTTACAAGCTAATTTTACATAAACCGCTGCGACTTTGTGAACGAATTCGAAACTTTAAATTGCGCGAGGTGCGCGATACATTTGGCGGCCAGGCATCTTTctagttttgaaagagaaaaacatttgtgtggaatcggctttaaattgatgtttacgagtgttgactagcaatattgcgcatgaagtagttgctctttagcgacgtgttctgtcttatgcgtgaaacaaaatcgaatattgcaatttgatacactgccacttatttcggatatgcgattttcgatattggtttggacccgacaatgttacatttttagtgataatcccgtctcactgagactgatacattttagacaaaacatccatCCGCGCCTATACTGTCAACGGTTTCCTCAATAGCTGGTGTCTACCTGTAAAAGGCGCGCTCCTTCCTGCCcttgtgatactttctgataaaactgcaaagttagtgtctatgctgagccgctgttaactcagcctgaggctgatctgaaagtctgCCACAATGACAGCTATGGATCTAGAACAGCtgtcagtcgatgatagttacataaaggcacttcttcaagttgatcccgggaaaagtgaaaaaagaaagtatgAAAAGATATCGAGCTGTAGTGAACAGCAAATTAATTACGTGTTTTCAAACCCCcgtcaattattttattctgaataaggaacgcatCTAGCCGAAAAGTAGTTACCCTGAAACTTTGGCCACTATGGCAAACGCAACTCAATAACAGCTCTattgggatgggggggggggagcatggtgaccatgtgccgtctgtttcggaaacaaagcagagtaactggtttgtaattaaatatgccttactgaaactttcatttaaagtgaaacttattatgtttggcatagccgtccgacttgcgacgccaggtcaaggtcaacattaaagccgcaattttcaatcccaggttctcgcattagtggagttttcctcccagtcaaacacttggccagtatgatgtttgatttctataccattaattacacaaactgatctcaaccttttggcttcttttgctaatcctgcaaacagagtttatacaaggttagcgtttgattgacagtccgTTCAAACcgccaatggtcattgattccttaacaccaacgctcgaatttccaaCAAATcatcttccagtcacgttagaatttgaatataaccacagagttcgatcggcagcagcttcgcgctaCTGATTGGCAGTTTTCTGCCCTGTTGTggccggaaaaaactaaaaagtggcagtttctggagcatgtgcccgcgtgttgcctatttggtgtccacttacacagtgaacacAACCACGgcttcgcgcccttttaaaaggaggctccgcctttacaaatgaaacaatgacaaacgaattaacttcctgttctacaccaaatttcgatattcgatttattcctagcatattgcaaagcgatggtctttacatcttctcacttgtttcgtgcgaacattgcatatgtgctggatttcgagctaatacgcgtttcgttctctaatatcatcatcatatataagctggccgcataatgcacggcgttacatgtaaaatccgatgttggaaatgctaactctaaaacgacaatcacagaaagaaatatgacgatatttcagaattccttcttcgatttcgacattCAAATTCGGTTGGCCTGATAATCCACGGATTCAAGTCCTTTGTGTGGAAGCAGAGCGttctgaacaaaaacaaaaattactttaataacaaaataatgatgatgtcAGTGTTAATTCAGTTAAGACATGTGTTGGTCGGGGTCACTTATTCCGGAAAAgccattttcgccatttatataTCGcgcatttttttacaaaatcggACAAAAATAGTGGCGGAAGTTAcagtttagggcttcatcaagttagtgtattttgaatcacggggaaaaaagcgccaagctcgGCGCTTTTTTCACGTTATATGGCATCTTCCGATGGGTATGCCATTGTCCATTTACGTTCAcgccaggctgtgcgtatttgaTTAAATAAACAATAGTTATGCAAATACGCACTGCCTGGTGtgaatgtgtgtatatatatatatatatatatatatatatatatatatatatatatatatatatatatatatatatatatatatatatatataaacgatttttttaaatgttgttcATAATAAGTAGCTACGTATACGAGACAAATTATCCTCTCACGGGAAACGTActattcattttttcaaatctaCGGACAAAAGAATGAAAAGTAATAACGCTTACTGAAATAGTTCTTTATCCAAAGCAGTGTAACTGTTTGAGTTACCATTTCTCAGGTAGGATGTGGCAAAGTTTGTAAATCGGCTTGGCATATTGTGTACATCCGCGGCGAAAGCAGAAGATTCCATACCAATAGTGTCGAAAACTTTCTCCTTGACCAGTTGCTCATAAGGTTTGTCGGTTAAAACTTCGGCAATGTGTCCGGCAAGGGTAAACATGGCGTTGTTGTAGTAAAACTTGGTACGGAATGGGTATCTGACGTCAGCATATTGCAAATATCTGAAATTTTAACATACATCAAGTGGTGATATCACTTAGGCTAGCTACCAAGACTCGTCATTTTACTCATTCCTTAGTCAGAAAACGTTCAGATAACGTAACGGCAGCATgcattttatccttaccaacgGTTTTTATACTTCATAGGTCATGAAAAACGATCTGAGCATAGTGAAAGCTAGTCGGGAAAAGAGAAGATCGTCAGAATTTTCacctgacaaaaaataaaattcagagGAGCTCACAAATCACAACTATGATTC
This genomic window contains:
- the LOC139139881 gene encoding uncharacterized protein, which encodes MELLWWTYFITLGILLIGIRGDTMDSYIEAHQTVLTNYIEDVLRCKHCPGLALAVVKDGEIVMKSGYGQRHLETSDLVDAKTLFPIGSLTKVFTAMTLAQVIKDTPGIDWDTPVKSILGDCFRLPGDFRTSEVCLRDILAHKVGLYENFLLMVMNTNISREELTRYLQYADVRYPFRTKFYYNNAMFTLAGHIAEVLTDKPYEQLVKEKVFDTIGMESSAFAADVHNMPSRFTNFATSYLRNGNSNSYTALDKELFQIVRLHSPAGGIVSNADDMAKWMRSFLQLTGTVSPFTDIVAPQFILNGYTKQTKADFPVDDIETDYAMGLKNGMYRGYSRLSHSGWFAGFNSLLWLFPTKSIGVFSAVNGPYTHEADSALKRIHTYIADLLLKQEPWLNSSTACSFPSPWKPIANDASESRLYPPAIMPLSDSNTLREYEGSYIHHAYGKLTIKINSTDGKLHFQYGNLGRGFLTAVDLEDTFSMTVNTVIWYLASGVKVKFMRTATGQVNEVLFPFETSYTTSPKFQRDLVGPLHDSCNANAPDCKAVSCWLFCVISLSMLIQFT